GAAAATGTCGTAATCAACCCATGTGATTGAACGCTGGAGAAGCGGGCTTGATTGTTACAGCAGCAACTATTGGGTATTACTACTTTTAGCCCGTTGCAGAAATTATTTGTATTTAGTAATcgaaaaaagtatataaaatttatataatttttatatataacatacataatttatataattttatatattttttcgattattatttttacagcggttATACAGTGACATTTCTCTCGGTCTTCACAGCCACTCCTATCTTGAGAAAGTTTCATAACTGGATacttaaaaaattaaatacaccAGCCTAGCACAATGGAGTACTTAATAAACAAAAGTAGTAGTAGTAAAATAGTTACAAAATTAGCAACAAACAAAAAATGATGCCCGCAAACTTGCTCACCCAACCTATCAAACCTTTTCTATTTAATAGATATTCATTAAAAGGGATCAGATCCCATTTAGTTTCCTCTTTAATATGTGTGCgcaaattaaaaattttaatttattattatatggCTGCAAAagttgtataaatctttattaaAAGGAGATTATGTAAAATGGATAATTGATTCTCATATTTAACAACACCATAACTTAGTGACGGACCCAAgattttgtgcaagcgggttcaatcttagaagtacataactttagtcgtaaaatagtagttgtcaagtgggttcaaataaaatatttatacaaaatttatgcaTCTTTAAtcgtaatttatacatatacacagtattattttttgacgaagcgggttcagttgaacccgctttCCACCATGTGCGTCCTCCACTTGTATAATGTATATTTAAATATGAATTTAaggaaatataaatttaaaatgcATGTAATATAAATACACCAATTACaatgtataataataataatacaatatgtATTTAAAATGTGAATCAAAATATAGAAATCTAAAATACATATTATATAAGTTAAAAATACCAAATCTTATAATGCAAAAATACACAGTATATATATACTAGAAAAGTGTAGGAAATGTGGATATACAGGGAGGGGGGGTTATCATTGAGGAAGAGAGAGAAAATGATTTCtattttatggaataaattataaGAATCGAAACTTATTCCCTAAAAGTGGGATACTAATCCAATAATTTGTGAAGTCTGTTTATTGCTTAATCTACGCATAATACTTGAAACATGCTatacttataaaaaaaaataggtttTTTATGGAATAAACAAAAATTAATGTTatcaataaaaatattattaaataaaagATTATCCGTGTAAAAATATCTTGTATATCTTCGCAACTTGTTAACTGGTCCAATTTCAATAGTGCAAAGCCATTTTGAAACAATAGAGACACTTCGCCAttttgaatgaaacaacagagGAGAGAATGAAAAACCTTTTGACAAAAAGGATTTTTTTCTTTAGTGGGGACTTATTTAGTCCAAATTTGAATTTGACCCCTTTTTTGTCAATAAGTAAATGATAGAgagttaaattaaaaaataatcagtTACTTAATTTCTTCGTGTATTTACTTATTGATTTCCCTTGCTGAAAAAAACAAAACATAACTTCGTGCATTTACTTTAGACTCCGCGTAGTGAAAAATTAATGACTCTGTCACTCGGTTAAGCTATTGTCAATAAGTAAATGATAAGAGAGTTAAactaaaaaataatcaaatactTATTTGATTTCTTCAGTGTATTTACTTATTGACTTCCCTCAGGGAAAAATCACGATTTCGCAACTAAACCGaggatttttctcttctttttttttttcttcctttgtttTGGGCAAGATCGGAATGATAATTATGAATTAAATTTATACTTTATTTTTTAACAAAGTTGTGCAGGGAAAGCATATATATTCTCTTTTGTCCCTAAAATGTTTTATCAGCCGTTCGTTATGGGAAAAAGTAAGAGCAAACATATAACTGAAAGTCTTTATTGACTACGCACTTTTCTAAAAGAAATTAACGGAAATAGAATACTCAATATATTTCTTATTAAAAACAACAATTTTCTTTACTTGGTTGTGGTTTTTCACAAATATTTGACAAATTTTATTTGTTACTTTTGTTTTAAAGAAGCTTGGTCAAAACACCTAGAGAAAAAGTTTTCATCATTTATATATGGCACTTAAAATAGCctttttgagtgcagagaaaaacgTGGTTAAAAAATTATTCTCAAATAGCATGGcgccaattaaaaaaaaatccaattaCTACTCAATAATCCTTTCTGCCATAATCGTTTCTAATTttacaaaagaaaagggaaaaaaaggaaaatcgcAAAACGAAATATTACTCCAGTCAAAAACCACAAACAAAAATTAACATGTTTTTTCACAGTAGTGGAAAAGAACTTCACATCAAGCTCTTCAAAAAAAAACTGGaaataataattcccaaaaactaaaacaaaaaaaataagtaTTTAAAAAACACCTCATCACgaaattccatgtcatcatcatcatcatcgccagCCATGTATATTCATTCATTCACCTTAAAGAGAACCAGTCAAGCACATCCCAAGCAACGCGCCGCTGCGCAAATGCCACGCGCTCATCGGAAACCAACGGCGACCGGCAAATAGGACAGTTAAAATTAAACGTATCCAACCACCCGTCAAAACACTCCTTGTGAAAAACATGCCAGCAGGCCAATTTCCTCACATGGTCACCGTCACCCAACCGGTTCAAGCAAACAACACAGTTCGAACCGGACGCATCATCTCCTTGATCATCAAATAACGTATAAGAAAACAGCCGGTTCAAATTCAGCTGCTCGGCTAACATAACGACACCAGCTAAACCGGACCCGACGGCTTCGTATAGAGCGTCGTCTATTTGAACCGGATTGAACAGGGAAGATAAGCCGAGGAATTGAAGAAAGGCGAAAATAAGGGAACGGAGATAAGTTGCGCAGTTGGCGAGAAGGGTAACGAGTAAAATTGGGATAGATTCAGAAGAAACATCGGTTAATTGGTTTTGTAATCCCATTATCGTGGATTGGACTATTACTTTTTCAATAATGGGTTTTTATTCACTTTTGAAGCAAGTGGGTAGAGAGAATTGATGTGTGTATATATAGGGTGTTATGCTATGTTATTTCGTGTTGAAAGGGGATGGTGGGTTACGTGGGAAGGGATAGAGAGGGACAGGCAATTTAGGTTTTTTCAGTGTCATCAAAGCGTATGTTGTACTTTAAACTTTGTTTACGTTGTTCGAAATTTTCGAAAATATCACTATTACGTTTCGTATTCTTCAAAAATAAGTACGCATCCAATATGATAGACATTTTAAAGAGTTCCCGAAACATTAAATTCACGTTACATTTGATTGCTTGTGACACTATTTTCATTTTAGCTCGTTTTCAAATTAATGataactttttaaatttaaaaataatttaagttaatttttttattttatccttaaaaaaaatttataactacatatattatgaaatatttatgattataaattttaaaattcttaTAATTATACAgatattataatatatttatatattttattttctttcttaaatttcgtgctcGTTCAAACTTTTgccatataaatataaattaaagcGGAGATAGTAACTTCTGATCGAAGTTTCAAAAGAAATACTCCATAAACTTCGATTATGTATTGTTTTCTTTTGCACTTTTTGCTTTTGAAATATATTGTTATTAGCTTTGATGTCATGAGTAAAAGGTCAAAGTATTAAAATTAAAGTTCACTACAATTAGTGAAAATAGAAGTTGATCTTATGTTTATGTCAATTGCTAAGTGGCAACTTCTATGCTTCAACAACATGTTATTTAAGTTTGGTATAAAATAACTTTCGTGACTTaatattgattttaaaatcttagaTTTAATCTTCTTTTGCTTTTTTGGGGTAATAAAAAGAATCTTGCATACTAAGAAATTAAAGATTGAGCCTTGAGGATAAAACTAGCGGGAGCGTGGAATGGCGTGGGGGGGAAGCGCGTGCGTTTGTTTGAGGaataatactattttttttaatgaagAAACAAAAGGGGGTGGCCAAAATAGTTGGAGAATTTCACTATTTTAATCAAATGACCTGTGGGGTGGGTTAGGTTTTTTGGGAGATAAAGATGAAGCTATAGTCCTAGCTCTGTAGATTTTTGTAATGTTAAACATTTTCTCTTCCTCTTTCTTTTACTCTTCTTTCTTTCATCTTTCAAGCTTCCTATTTGCTACTATAGATATTGTTAAAAGGTAAATCCAAAATTATAATGGAGGGAGTTGTTTTAAAGTACCCATAATCTTGTATAGCTAAAAtacttacaacaacaataacaacaacaacaataacccagtaaaatcccactaataaggtctggggagggtagtgtgtacgcaaaccttatccctaccccgaaggagtagagatgctgttttcgaaagaccctcggctcaaaaaaataaaaagacaaaatgacaaaaaggagacaatattagtatcacaacaacaatcataggataaataggaacaccatgaaatccagaagaaagatgcaaagcaaagggagacaatattagtaaatattagtatcaccacaacaatcataagaaaaataggaacaccatgaaatctagaagaaagatgcaaagcaaaagcgatagatagtaaataggacatgcactgaaaagcgaaatagtaagccacaacattaccactagctatcttagacaaaaaccctacatggctagtcccacaatggtacgaagtaaggcacgactcaactacctcctaacctacaaccctaatactcgacctccacatcttcctatcaagtgtcatttcctcggaaatctggagcctcgccatatcctgcccgatcacctctccccaatacttcttaggctgctctctacctcttctcgtgccatccacaaccagctgctcacacctccgtaccagagcatctaggcttctcctctgaacatgtccgaaccatctaagccccgcttcccgcatcttgtcatcaatgggagccacatgcaccttctcctggatatcatcattcctaatcttatctatcctagtgtgcccgcagaTCCACCGCAACATcttcatttctgctacttttatcttctggatatgtgagttcttaacaggccaacactcagccccatacatcatggccggtctaaccaccgctttataaaacttacctttgagtatcggtggcactctcttgtcacacaggactccagatgctaacctccacttcatccatcctaccccaatacagtatgtgacatcctcgtcgatctcccctctcccctggataaccgaaccaaggtacttgaagttgcctctactcgggatgacctgcgaatcaagcctcacatccacgccctcttcccctggctcagcgctaaacttacactccaagtatttcgtcttcgtcctgctcagcttgaaacccttagactcaacagcctgtctccaaacctccagcctctcgttaacaccgactcgcgactcatcaatcagaactatgtcatcggcgaatagcatgcaccatggcacatccccttgaatatggtttgttaacgcgtccatcaccagggcgaataagaacggactgagcgcataaccttggtgtaaccccattacaaccgtaaaatgctcagagtcgcctcctactgtcctaacccgagtcttagccccatcatacatgtccttaattgccataatgtagggaaccgacacaccttttgcctccaggcatctccagagaatttctctaggaaccttatcatacgctttctctaggtcaataaacactatgtgcagatccttcttcctctctatgtatagttccaccaacctactaacaaggtgtatagcttctgtagtcgaacgacccggcatgaacccgaactggttgtcggatacagacactgtcatcctcacactcgcttcaaccaccctcttccacactttcatggtatgactcagtaatttgatacccctataattattacaactctggatatcacctttgttcttatacaatggaaccaccgtactccacctccactcatccggcatcctcttccccttaaaaataatattaaacaacctagtcaaccactccaaacctgctctccccacatACTTCCaaaaattccaccggaatctcgtctggcccggtcgctctgcccctactcatcttacgcatagctctcacgacctcctcaacctcgatacacctgcagtacccaaagtcac
The nucleotide sequence above comes from Nicotiana tabacum cultivar K326 chromosome 12, ASM71507v2, whole genome shotgun sequence. Encoded proteins:
- the LOC107785175 gene encoding E3 ubiquitin-protein ligase RHA2A-like gives rise to the protein MGLQNQLTDVSSESIPILLVTLLANCATYLRSLIFAFLQFLGLSSLFNPVQIDDALYEAVGSGLAGVVMLAEQLNLNRLFSYTLFDDQGDDASGSNCVVCLNRLGDGDHVRKLACWHVFHKECFDGWLDTFNFNCPICRSPLVSDERVAFAQRRVAWDVLDWFSLR